A genomic stretch from Anaerolinea thermophila UNI-1 includes:
- a CDS encoding MFS transporter, which translates to MSLSKPSSSNPNILFTLYFLMFAAGGIYFTYFLIFLRQSGLTSAQIGVINMSGGVVAFFASTLWGYLSDRTGKARLLLAFAIAANGAIALLYPLAHAFPAFLAIACVFAIFNAAIMTLMDSLALNLLGERRHEYGKYRLGGTFGYISTTLTIGFLFERIGLRWMFPIYFLIMLLYALLATRLPDSSTGASRSSLPSLKALGTLLRQPGWGVFLATTFLIWLASSGAISFLGIKLKGMGASDSLVGVVASAAAIFEIPFMLYSGQIMRKLGIPRTLWFAIIGYIARVFLYTVIPTPEWAIAVNGLNGVSYVLYWNAALQFNNQNAPENLKATAQGILVSTMNLASVASALLTGGLYDAIGADPVYSLLAGICVLALILFTLGNRRLVFPPRTEAEPLAQADRT; encoded by the coding sequence ATGAGCCTTTCGAAACCTTCATCCAGCAACCCCAATATCCTTTTTACCCTGTACTTCTTAATGTTCGCGGCGGGGGGAATATACTTTACCTATTTTCTCATCTTCCTCCGCCAATCCGGATTGACCAGTGCGCAAATTGGCGTCATCAACATGTCCGGCGGCGTGGTGGCGTTCTTTGCGTCCACCCTGTGGGGATACCTGAGCGACCGTACCGGCAAAGCCCGCCTGTTGCTGGCATTTGCCATCGCGGCAAACGGTGCAATTGCTCTGCTTTACCCGCTGGCACACGCCTTTCCGGCTTTCCTGGCAATTGCCTGCGTATTTGCGATATTCAATGCCGCCATCATGACTTTAATGGACAGTCTGGCGCTCAATTTGCTGGGCGAGCGCCGCCACGAATATGGAAAATACCGCCTGGGCGGGACGTTCGGCTATATTTCCACTACCCTGACCATTGGATTTCTGTTCGAGCGCATCGGACTGCGCTGGATGTTCCCAATTTATTTCCTGATCATGCTGTTGTATGCCCTGCTTGCCACCCGCTTGCCCGATTCCAGCACCGGCGCCTCGCGTTCATCCCTGCCTTCGCTGAAGGCACTGGGAACGCTTCTGCGCCAACCCGGCTGGGGGGTGTTCCTTGCCACCACATTTCTTATCTGGCTTGCCAGCAGTGGCGCAATCAGTTTTCTGGGCATCAAGCTCAAAGGGATGGGCGCCAGCGACAGTCTGGTGGGGGTTGTGGCTTCAGCGGCGGCAATCTTTGAGATTCCGTTCATGCTGTATTCCGGGCAAATCATGCGCAAACTGGGAATTCCACGGACATTATGGTTTGCCATCATCGGATATATTGCACGGGTGTTCCTGTACACCGTGATTCCAACGCCGGAATGGGCAATTGCCGTCAACGGGTTGAACGGCGTATCTTATGTCCTCTACTGGAATGCCGCCCTGCAGTTCAACAATCAGAACGCGCCGGAGAATCTCAAAGCCACCGCGCAGGGCATTCTGGTTTCGACCATGAACCTGGCATCCGTAGCCAGTGCCCTGCTGACCGGCGGCTTGTACGATGCAATTGGAGCAGATCCCGTTTATTCGTTACTGGCGGGCATCTGCGTGCTGGCGCTCATCCTCTTCACATTGGGCAACCGCCGCCTGGTGTTTCCACCCAGAACAGAGGCTGAGCCTCTGGCTCAAGCCGACCGCACCTGA
- a CDS encoding MFS transporter: protein MDTFNAATHPNQKPLQTLWMLFFLLYASIGVSFTFINVYYASIGLTGTQIGLLSTIGALTSMVGAALWGFLSDRTGQARWIMAIGGFLAGGLFFLTPLMRTFTALVILTIGIGIFASSAFTLIDALTLTLLGEHRGQYGRYRLGGSLGYILTASLGGFIYQRLGLALIFPVYLFIMILFGIISLRLPVIHLPSSSQQKASLKGMVTQPAWLLFMFCVFLVWTASAGFLNFLGVTIQDMGGASSLIGLAGTIAAITEIPFMYYSGWFLQRLGVTRMLWISMAFYTLRLGLYSIMPSPYWVLGINMMNGPTYVFFWNSAISYAFQLAPAEYKATAQGFFIAVTNLSAMVGALLSGWLYDTSGPAGMFRVLGLFCLAAFTLFAFNRSPRTATV from the coding sequence ATGGATACTTTCAACGCTGCTACCCATCCCAACCAGAAGCCTTTACAAACGCTTTGGATGCTTTTCTTCCTGCTGTATGCGAGCATCGGCGTGAGTTTTACGTTTATTAACGTTTATTACGCTTCCATCGGATTAACCGGGACTCAAATTGGCTTACTCAGCACAATTGGCGCATTAACCAGCATGGTAGGCGCCGCGCTTTGGGGATTTCTGAGCGACCGCACCGGGCAGGCGCGGTGGATCATGGCAATCGGCGGGTTTCTTGCCGGCGGGCTCTTTTTCCTGACCCCTCTGATGAGAACCTTCACGGCTCTGGTGATATTGACCATTGGCATCGGGATTTTTGCTTCCTCAGCATTTACTTTGATCGACGCTCTCACCCTCACCCTGCTGGGAGAACACCGCGGGCAATATGGGCGCTATCGACTGGGAGGATCTTTAGGGTATATCCTTACCGCCTCACTGGGAGGGTTCATCTACCAGCGGTTAGGGCTGGCCCTGATTTTCCCGGTATATCTGTTTATCATGATTTTGTTTGGAATCATTTCCCTGCGCCTTCCAGTAATCCACCTGCCCTCTTCCTCGCAACAAAAAGCCTCGCTGAAAGGCATGGTCACACAACCTGCCTGGCTTCTGTTTATGTTTTGTGTCTTCCTGGTGTGGACTGCCAGCGCGGGTTTCCTCAACTTTCTGGGCGTGACCATTCAGGATATGGGCGGCGCCAGCAGTCTAATCGGACTGGCGGGGACGATTGCCGCAATCACGGAAATCCCCTTCATGTACTACAGCGGATGGTTTCTGCAACGGCTGGGAGTTACCCGCATGTTGTGGATTTCCATGGCATTTTATACCCTGCGGCTGGGACTGTATTCGATCATGCCCTCGCCTTACTGGGTGCTGGGAATCAACATGATGAACGGTCCTACCTACGTGTTCTTCTGGAACAGCGCCATCAGTTATGCTTTTCAACTGGCGCCAGCCGAGTATAAAGCCACCGCGCAGGGGTTCTTCATTGCCGTCACCAATTTATCCGCCATGGTTGGGGCTTTACTCAGCGGATGGCTATACGATACCAGCGGGCCAGCAGGCATGTTCCGTGTACTGGGGTTGTTTTGTTTAGCCGCATTTACTTTGTTCGCTTTTAACCGTTCACCTCGCACGGCAACCGTATGA
- a CDS encoding Gfo/Idh/MocA family protein has product MSKTVRVGVIGVGQIGKRHLDLYTKEIQGVEVVAIADINESEARRVAEMYRIPYVYTDFRKLLERDDIEAVDVCLHNNFHMPVTVAALQAGKHVYCEKPMAGAYVDALKMYRTAQETGKMLSIQLNTLFEDEAKAARALIDQGLLGHIYHARSVGFRRRGRPYVDGYGSPQFVQKAICSGGALYDLGVYHIAAMLWLIGNPRVLRISGATYQETEMDAERRAKSGYDVEELGLGLVRFEGNLTMDIFEAWAVHMDAMPGSVIFGSKAGIRLQPFGFFYSLGDLDINATADIGGFNWRLHSLRANADGYDSAQHHWVAALQGRVPLLPTAELALNTMLISEGIYLSQKRGREVTAEEVEAESISTAQQV; this is encoded by the coding sequence ATGAGTAAAACCGTTCGCGTTGGGGTCATTGGCGTTGGACAAATCGGTAAACGCCATCTTGACCTGTACACTAAGGAAATTCAGGGCGTCGAAGTGGTGGCAATTGCCGACATCAACGAAAGCGAAGCCCGCCGGGTAGCCGAAATGTACAGGATTCCCTACGTTTACACCGATTTTCGCAAACTGCTGGAGCGGGATGACATCGAAGCAGTGGACGTGTGTCTGCACAATAATTTTCACATGCCGGTGACGGTTGCCGCGTTGCAGGCAGGCAAGCACGTGTACTGCGAGAAACCCATGGCTGGCGCTTATGTGGATGCGCTGAAAATGTACCGCACCGCTCAAGAGACGGGCAAAATGCTCTCCATTCAACTCAATACGCTATTTGAAGATGAAGCCAAAGCCGCCCGCGCACTGATTGACCAGGGCTTGCTGGGACACATTTACCACGCCCGTTCGGTGGGTTTCCGCCGCCGCGGACGCCCCTATGTAGATGGATATGGTTCCCCGCAGTTTGTCCAGAAAGCCATTTGTTCCGGCGGAGCGCTGTACGATTTAGGGGTCTATCACATTGCCGCCATGCTGTGGCTGATTGGCAATCCGCGCGTCCTGCGCATTTCCGGGGCAACCTATCAGGAAACCGAGATGGACGCCGAACGCCGCGCCAAAAGTGGTTATGACGTGGAAGAACTGGGGCTTGGACTGGTGCGCTTTGAAGGCAACCTGACCATGGACATTTTTGAAGCCTGGGCAGTCCACATGGATGCCATGCCCGGTTCGGTGATTTTCGGCTCAAAAGCCGGCATCCGCCTGCAACCCTTTGGCTTCTTCTACAGTTTGGGCGATCTGGACATCAACGCCACCGCCGATATAGGCGGGTTCAACTGGCGTCTGCATTCCCTGCGGGCAAATGCTGACGGCTACGACAGCGCCCAGCATCACTGGGTGGCGGCACTTCAGGGACGTGTGCCTTTGCTTCCCACCGCTGAACTGGCACTGAACACCATGCTGATTTCCGAGGGCATCTACCTCTCCCAGAAACGGGGGCGGGAAGTTACTGCCGAAGAAGTCGAAGCCGAGTCGATATCTACCGCTCAACAGGTGTGA
- a CDS encoding NADH-quinone oxidoreductase subunit A: MLTDYFPLVVIIVFAVILAFLVVALGHLFGPKRPSEKKSMPYESGMVPYGPGQRRMTVRYYLIAVLFILFDIEVVFFLPWAVAFRDLGLPGFLLMVVFVVILEVAHLYAWKKGALEWE, encoded by the coding sequence ATGCTCACCGATTATTTCCCCCTGGTTGTCATCATTGTATTTGCTGTGATTCTTGCCTTTCTGGTCGTAGCGTTGGGCCACCTTTTTGGTCCCAAGCGTCCCAGCGAGAAGAAGTCCATGCCCTATGAATCGGGTATGGTGCCCTACGGTCCTGGTCAGCGGCGCATGACGGTGCGCTACTACCTGATTGCCGTGTTGTTTATCCTCTTTGATATCGAAGTGGTCTTTTTCCTGCCTTGGGCGGTAGCCTTCCGCGACCTGGGTCTTCCTGGTTTTCTCTTAATGGTGGTGTTTGTGGTGATTTTAGAGGTCGCGCATTTGTATGCGTGGAAGAAAGGAGCGCTGGAATGGGAGTAG
- a CDS encoding NADH-quinone oxidoreductase subunit B → MGVEQKLGNMGVVTLKLEEAVNWARTNAMWPMLFGLACCAIEMMAAQASNYDMSRFGMELMRASPRQSDLMIVAGRVSRKMAPVLRQLYDQMPYPKWVIAMGDCASCGGVFNNYAILQGVDEIVPVDVYVAGCPPRPEGLIHGVLTLHDKVRKEKLVKWA, encoded by the coding sequence ATGGGAGTAGAGCAAAAACTCGGTAATATGGGTGTGGTGACCCTGAAGCTCGAGGAAGCGGTCAACTGGGCACGCACCAACGCCATGTGGCCCATGTTGTTTGGTTTGGCATGTTGCGCTATTGAAATGATGGCGGCTCAGGCGTCGAATTACGACATGAGCCGCTTTGGCATGGAACTGATGCGCGCCAGCCCGCGTCAGTCGGACTTAATGATTGTGGCAGGGCGGGTGAGCCGTAAGATGGCGCCCGTTCTGCGTCAGTTATACGACCAGATGCCTTATCCCAAGTGGGTCATCGCCATGGGCGATTGTGCTTCCTGCGGTGGTGTGTTTAACAATTATGCCATTCTTCAGGGTGTGGATGAAATTGTGCCGGTGGATGTGTACGTGGCAGGTTGTCCACCCCGCCCTGAAGGCTTGATCCATGGCGTGCTAACCCTGCATGACAAAGTACGCAAGGAAAAACTGGTGAAGTGGGCTTAA
- a CDS encoding NADH-quinone oxidoreductase subunit C produces the protein MDEKMRTVVEGLQSRFNLEVQEFRGEVTLIVPPEQIVAVAQTLRDEHGFEQLVDVTAVDYFPQQEPRFHVVYHIRSLAQTLIICLRVPLNGNFPSVSTVEKVYPGANWYEREVYDMFGITFEGHSDLRRILMPYDWQGHPLRKDYPLGYEEVQFSFNIDEVLKRKLRPRE, from the coding sequence ATGGACGAGAAAATGCGTACTGTAGTGGAAGGCTTGCAGAGTCGTTTCAACCTCGAAGTGCAGGAGTTTCGCGGAGAGGTAACCCTGATTGTCCCCCCGGAGCAGATTGTCGCGGTAGCGCAGACACTGCGGGATGAGCATGGTTTTGAGCAACTGGTGGATGTGACTGCAGTGGATTACTTCCCTCAGCAGGAACCCCGTTTCCACGTGGTGTATCACATCCGCTCGCTGGCTCAAACGCTGATTATCTGCCTGCGTGTTCCGCTGAATGGCAACTTCCCTTCGGTGTCTACGGTGGAGAAAGTGTACCCGGGCGCCAACTGGTACGAGCGGGAAGTGTACGATATGTTTGGAATCACCTTTGAGGGGCATTCCGACCTGCGCCGTATTCTCATGCCTTATGACTGGCAGGGGCATCCCTTGCGGAAAGATTACCCTCTGGGCTATGAGGAAGTGCAGTTCTCTTTCAATATTGACGAAGTCCTGAAGCGCAAATTGCGCCCTCGGGAATGA
- the nuoD gene encoding NADH dehydrogenase (quinone) subunit D: MTNIREVSVDELRHLVSERALQGETMLLNMGPQHPSTHGVLRLLLELDGEIVVNCIPDIGFLHTGVEKNMENKTYQKAEVMTDRLDYLNPIGNNLVYCLAVEKLLDLDVPPRAQAIRVILAELTRIGSHLLWLGTSALDLAAMSVFLYTMREREKILDIFEMVSGQRMMTTYIRPGGLWRDVPVEFEAAVYKFIDELPREIQKYHDLLDENELFLDRTKGVATITRDECIAYGVTGPVLRATGMAYDIRKAIPYSGYEQYDFNIPTRTEGDVYARYAVRMDEMEESLKIIRQALDKLPYGPVRSNNRKYVPPPRSEIGVSMEALIHHFKLWTEGFYPPKGSVYVATESPRGELGVFLESDGGPKPYRVHYRTPTFANLQVMPILTRGQFIADVVAAIGSIDIVLGDADR; this comes from the coding sequence ATGACGAATATCCGTGAAGTATCGGTAGATGAACTCAGACATCTGGTCTCGGAGCGGGCATTACAGGGCGAAACCATGTTGCTCAACATGGGACCTCAGCACCCTTCGACGCATGGGGTTTTGCGTCTGCTGCTGGAACTGGATGGCGAAATTGTGGTCAATTGCATTCCCGATATCGGCTTTCTGCATACCGGTGTGGAAAAGAACATGGAGAACAAAACGTACCAGAAAGCCGAGGTGATGACCGATCGCCTGGATTACCTGAATCCCATTGGCAACAATCTGGTGTACTGCCTGGCGGTGGAAAAGCTACTGGATTTGGATGTCCCCCCGCGAGCGCAAGCCATTCGGGTGATTCTGGCGGAACTGACCCGCATTGGTTCGCATTTGCTCTGGCTGGGTACTTCCGCGCTTGACCTGGCGGCGATGTCGGTGTTCCTCTACACCATGCGCGAACGCGAGAAGATTCTGGACATCTTTGAAATGGTTTCCGGACAGCGCATGATGACGACTTACATCCGTCCTGGTGGGCTGTGGCGCGATGTGCCGGTGGAATTTGAAGCCGCAGTGTACAAATTTATTGACGAACTGCCTCGCGAAATTCAAAAATACCACGACTTGCTGGATGAGAACGAATTGTTCCTTGACCGCACCAAGGGTGTGGCGACGATCACCCGAGACGAATGCATTGCTTACGGAGTCACGGGTCCTGTCTTGCGAGCAACCGGCATGGCATACGATATTCGTAAAGCCATTCCTTACTCGGGTTATGAGCAGTATGACTTCAACATCCCCACCCGCACTGAGGGCGATGTGTATGCCCGATACGCCGTGCGCATGGACGAAATGGAAGAGTCGTTGAAAATCATCCGCCAGGCGTTGGATAAACTGCCCTATGGGCCCGTACGCAGCAACAACCGCAAATATGTTCCACCGCCACGCTCAGAAATTGGCGTGAGCATGGAAGCGCTCATCCATCACTTCAAACTCTGGACAGAGGGTTTCTATCCACCGAAGGGCAGCGTATATGTGGCAACCGAATCCCCGCGTGGGGAGTTGGGGGTGTTCCTCGAAAGCGATGGTGGCCCCAAACCCTATCGCGTGCATTACCGCACGCCAACCTTTGCCAATTTGCAGGTCATGCCTATTCTGACCCGTGGGCAGTTCATCGCCGACGTAGTGGCGGCAATTGGAAGCATTGACATTGTTCTGGGAGATGCGGACCGGTGA
- a CDS encoding complex I 24 kDa subunit family protein, with protein MNELLQNYPEEVKQILAKYPAEYKRSAVMPLLYLAQRKEGYVPRQALEDIAEILEMSPTEVASIVGFYTLYYDQPAGRYHIQVCTDLPCALRGADKFLEELCQRLGIREGETTPDGLFTVEAVKCLAACHRAPVFQVQGDGEIEYHENQTVELTLAWMEQVREKVRAEKEAQS; from the coding sequence GTGAACGAGTTATTACAGAACTACCCTGAAGAAGTGAAACAAATTCTGGCAAAGTATCCGGCTGAATACAAACGTTCAGCCGTCATGCCGTTATTGTATCTGGCGCAACGGAAGGAAGGGTATGTGCCCCGTCAGGCTCTTGAGGATATTGCCGAAATTCTCGAAATGTCTCCGACAGAAGTTGCCTCGATTGTGGGCTTCTACACACTGTACTACGATCAACCTGCCGGGCGTTACCACATTCAGGTATGTACTGACCTGCCCTGTGCCTTGCGCGGCGCAGATAAATTCCTGGAGGAACTTTGCCAGCGGCTGGGCATTCGCGAAGGCGAAACCACTCCGGATGGACTTTTCACTGTGGAAGCCGTGAAGTGTTTGGCGGCATGTCACCGCGCGCCGGTCTTTCAGGTTCAGGGGGATGGTGAGATTGAGTACCACGAAAATCAGACCGTGGAACTGACCCTGGCATGGATGGAGCAGGTGCGCGAGAAAGTGCGCGCAGAGAAGGAGGCGCAGTCATGA
- the nuoF gene encoding NADH-quinone oxidoreductase subunit NuoF: MSQYVLLRHREIPHLDQLDVYLKHGGFEAAKKVITQMQPADVVNEVKTSGLRGRGGAGFPTGVKWSFLPNNIWPHYVVCNADESEPGTFKDREILESNPFQLLEGLMIASYAVQANRAYIYLRGEFWQIARKLDEKIAELEKAGLLGDHLFGTNYSLRIYTHLGAGAYICGEETALLESLEGKIGQPRLRPPFPAVYGLYGKPTVINNVETLTNLPPILEKGAQWYRSFGTEKSPGVKIFSLSGNVNRPGNYELPLGTTFRELIYTHGGGIPEGRKVKAILPAGASSAIIAVNDDAILDTPMDYESVAAIGSQLGSASVIVADETVNMAWLVSKTVNFFKHESCGKCTPCREGTFWMNRITQRMMAGRAVESDVDLLANVANQIAGKCLCALGEFSVMAVQTGIRQFRTDFLEQVKQQTAPVAQGD; the protein is encoded by the coding sequence ATGAGCCAGTACGTTCTCTTACGCCATCGCGAGATTCCCCATCTCGACCAACTGGATGTGTACCTGAAGCATGGCGGCTTTGAGGCGGCAAAGAAAGTGATCACCCAGATGCAGCCTGCCGATGTGGTCAACGAGGTCAAAACCTCAGGACTGCGCGGGCGCGGTGGAGCGGGTTTTCCCACTGGCGTCAAGTGGTCATTCCTGCCCAATAACATCTGGCCTCACTACGTGGTTTGCAATGCCGACGAGTCTGAACCAGGCACTTTTAAAGATCGCGAAATTCTGGAAAGCAACCCCTTCCAATTGCTGGAAGGGTTGATGATTGCCAGTTATGCTGTGCAGGCAAACCGCGCCTATATCTACCTGCGCGGAGAGTTTTGGCAAATTGCCCGCAAACTCGATGAGAAGATTGCCGAACTGGAAAAAGCCGGGTTGCTGGGAGATCACCTGTTCGGTACGAACTACAGTTTACGTATTTACACTCACCTGGGCGCGGGCGCGTATATCTGCGGTGAAGAAACCGCTTTGCTCGAATCGCTGGAAGGCAAAATTGGGCAACCCCGTCTCCGTCCGCCTTTCCCGGCGGTATATGGGTTGTACGGTAAGCCCACAGTCATTAATAATGTGGAAACACTGACCAATCTCCCACCGATTCTTGAGAAAGGTGCGCAGTGGTATCGGAGTTTCGGCACCGAAAAGAGCCCTGGGGTGAAGATATTTTCTCTTTCCGGGAACGTCAACCGTCCGGGAAATTACGAACTGCCGCTGGGTACCACCTTCCGCGAGTTGATTTATACACACGGCGGCGGTATCCCTGAGGGTAGAAAAGTCAAAGCCATTTTGCCGGCAGGCGCGTCTTCCGCCATCATTGCTGTCAACGATGATGCCATTCTGGATACCCCCATGGACTATGAATCGGTGGCGGCGATTGGCTCGCAACTGGGGTCAGCCTCGGTCATTGTTGCCGATGAAACGGTCAACATGGCGTGGCTGGTGTCCAAAACGGTTAACTTCTTCAAACACGAATCCTGCGGAAAGTGCACCCCCTGCCGGGAAGGCACGTTCTGGATGAATCGCATTACCCAGCGCATGATGGCAGGCAGAGCCGTAGAGAGCGATGTGGATTTGCTGGCAAATGTGGCGAATCAAATTGCCGGTAAATGCCTGTGTGCCCTGGGTGAGTTCTCGGTCATGGCGGTACAGACGGGGATCCGGCAATTCCGCACCGATTTTCTCGAACAAGTGAAACAACAAACCGCGCCTGTAGCACAGGGCGATTGA
- the nuoG gene encoding NADH-quinone oxidoreductase subunit NuoG, translated as MANEVTLTIDGKTVRVPQGTLIVDAAKKAGIDVPVFCYHPKMEPVGMCRMCLVEVGRPVIDRATNQPVLEADGTPKISFGPKLETACTTPVSEGMVVITQNKKVADARREVLEFILTSHPLDCPICDKGGECPLQNLTMGYGPGESRFLFDEKMHLAKHVPLGELIYLDRERCIQCSRCVRFQKDLVDDPVIGFYQRGRSLEIVTYSDPGFDSYFSGNTTDICPVGALTTADFRFGARPWELKPVASICTHCPVGCNLTFNVRREAASGGKLVIKRVLPRQNESVNEIWICDKGRFAYHYVESPQRLTQPLVRKNGELVPVSWDEALDTAAQGLKQAGENLVVLAGGRLSNEDLFNLRKLADAQNGKAVLYTHMGGGDLTQQVGLTPGSNLGSLGKGDAVLVIASDLHEEAPIWWMRLKAAAERGAYLVVAGARVTRLERYAAKTIRYRYGEELGVIQSLMDGAVPELTEAANLVVFYGSDGLDLLGTNALAQACATLLYKSGHYGRPNNGLVAVWKENNAQGAWDMGFHTVGNFSRTVREAAAVYIAAADPAGDDLSLAEALDQAGFVVVQELFLTETARRADVVFPAQSFAEREGTFTSGERRVQRFYPVIYPVQDSRADFVIAAQVARKLGHALEMASPAKVFQQIASEISLYQGLAYPRLAEVEEQWPPVGRSDLYYGGTAYDNRHGLGVALPALSQQEGWHLPMFWNNRLPERTFDLSAMNQQGMLWLVPFNRLYDHGTTVEPSRLLEKRMVSAFVALHPETAQALGLGGVEQVQIEGLDSPLPVVLDETLPQGAAFYPRSAGVPVLAPRGVKLHAVKAEVQEG; from the coding sequence ATGGCAAACGAAGTAACCCTGACGATTGATGGTAAAACGGTTCGTGTCCCGCAAGGCACGTTAATTGTAGATGCCGCCAAGAAAGCAGGCATTGATGTACCGGTGTTCTGCTATCATCCCAAAATGGAACCGGTGGGCATGTGCCGCATGTGCCTGGTGGAAGTGGGGCGTCCGGTCATTGACCGTGCCACCAACCAGCCGGTCCTGGAAGCCGATGGTACGCCAAAAATTTCTTTTGGTCCCAAACTGGAAACGGCTTGTACCACGCCAGTCTCTGAGGGCATGGTGGTCATCACCCAGAACAAAAAAGTGGCTGATGCGCGCCGGGAAGTGCTGGAGTTTATCCTCACCTCGCACCCGCTGGACTGCCCAATTTGCGATAAGGGTGGAGAATGTCCTTTGCAAAATCTGACCATGGGTTATGGCCCTGGGGAGAGCCGTTTTCTCTTTGACGAAAAAATGCACCTCGCCAAGCATGTCCCGCTGGGTGAGTTGATTTATCTAGACCGTGAGCGCTGTATTCAGTGTTCGCGTTGTGTGCGTTTCCAGAAGGACCTGGTGGATGATCCGGTCATCGGCTTTTACCAGCGCGGCAGATCGCTGGAGATAGTGACCTACTCCGACCCCGGTTTCGATTCGTATTTCTCCGGTAACACCACCGATATCTGCCCGGTGGGCGCACTGACTACTGCGGATTTCCGTTTTGGCGCTCGCCCGTGGGAACTCAAGCCGGTGGCTTCCATCTGTACTCACTGTCCGGTAGGATGTAACCTCACATTCAACGTGCGCCGCGAAGCCGCGTCGGGCGGCAAACTGGTGATTAAGCGGGTACTTCCCCGGCAGAACGAGTCGGTCAATGAAATCTGGATTTGCGATAAAGGGCGTTTTGCTTACCACTATGTAGAAAGCCCTCAGCGCTTAACCCAACCGCTGGTGCGTAAAAATGGGGAACTGGTACCGGTTTCGTGGGATGAAGCGCTGGATACCGCCGCACAAGGGCTGAAACAGGCGGGTGAAAACCTGGTGGTGCTGGCTGGCGGACGCCTTTCCAATGAAGATCTCTTCAACCTGCGCAAACTGGCAGATGCTCAAAATGGCAAAGCCGTCCTGTACACCCACATGGGCGGTGGAGACCTGACCCAGCAGGTGGGCTTGACCCCCGGCAGTAATCTCGGTTCGCTGGGGAAAGGCGATGCGGTGCTGGTGATTGCCTCGGATTTACACGAAGAAGCCCCTATCTGGTGGATGCGCCTGAAAGCCGCGGCTGAGCGCGGGGCGTATCTGGTGGTGGCTGGGGCGCGCGTTACCCGATTGGAACGCTACGCTGCCAAAACCATACGCTACCGCTATGGCGAGGAACTGGGCGTTATTCAATCGCTGATGGATGGCGCTGTTCCTGAATTGACCGAAGCGGCTAACCTGGTGGTCTTTTACGGTTCGGATGGGCTGGATTTGCTGGGAACGAATGCGCTGGCTCAAGCCTGTGCGACTTTGCTCTATAAGAGCGGGCATTACGGACGTCCAAACAATGGTTTGGTAGCCGTGTGGAAAGAGAACAACGCTCAGGGTGCCTGGGATATGGGCTTCCATACCGTTGGTAACTTCTCCCGTACGGTACGCGAAGCCGCGGCGGTGTATATTGCCGCCGCCGACCCTGCGGGGGATGATCTCTCTCTGGCTGAGGCGCTGGATCAGGCGGGGTTTGTGGTGGTTCAGGAACTTTTCCTTACTGAAACCGCGCGGCGCGCGGATGTGGTCTTCCCTGCCCAGTCCTTTGCCGAACGCGAAGGCACGTTCACCAGCGGCGAGCGCCGTGTTCAGCGCTTCTACCCGGTGATTTATCCGGTGCAGGACAGCCGCGCTGATTTCGTCATTGCCGCGCAGGTTGCCCGTAAGTTGGGGCATGCCCTGGAAATGGCATCCCCTGCCAAGGTGTTCCAGCAAATTGCTTCTGAAATTTCCCTCTATCAGGGGTTGGCATATCCTCGCCTGGCTGAGGTGGAAGAGCAATGGCCCCCTGTCGGCCGCAGTGATCTCTACTACGGCGGCACTGCCTATGACAACCGCCATGGTTTGGGGGTGGCTTTGCCTGCTCTGAGTCAACAGGAAGGCTGGCATCTTCCCATGTTCTGGAACAATCGTCTTCCAGAGCGCACCTTTGACCTTTCCGCCATGAATCAGCAGGGCATGCTCTGGCTGGTGCCGTTCAACCGCCTGTACGATCACGGTACGACGGTTGAGCCTTCTCGTCTCTTAGAAAAACGCATGGTTTCAGCATTTGTGGCATTGCATCCTGAAACCGCGCAGGCCTTAGGCTTGGGCGGCGTTGAACAGGTACAAATTGAAGGATTAGATAGTCCTTTGCCGGTGGTTCTGGATGAAACCCTCCCGCAGGGAGCGGCGTTCTATCCGCGTAGTGCCGGTGTGCCTGTGCTGGCGCCGCGAGGGGTAAAACTGCATGCCGTGAAAGCAGAGGTACAGGAAGGGTAG